In Providencia sneebia DSM 19967, one DNA window encodes the following:
- the tpiA gene encoding triose-phosphate isomerase, with translation MRHPLVMGNWKLNGSTQMVNDLIAGLRNELSSVDGCDVAIAPPAIYLSQAKHAIAGSRIALGAQNVDVNLSGAFTGELSAEMLKDIGAKYIIIGHSERRTYHHESDEFIAKKFAVLKEQGLIPVLCIGETDAENEAGKTEEVCARQIDAVLNTLGAEAFQGAVIAYEPIWAIGTGKSATPAQAQAVHKFIRDHIAKKDAAVAEQVIIQYGGSVNAGNAAELFTQPDIDGALVGGASLKADAFAVIVKAAAEAKKAK, from the coding sequence ATGCGACATCCATTAGTAATGGGTAACTGGAAACTAAACGGCAGTACCCAAATGGTTAATGACCTAATTGCAGGTCTACGCAATGAGCTAAGCAGTGTTGATGGCTGTGATGTAGCCATCGCACCACCAGCAATCTACCTGAGCCAAGCAAAACATGCTATCGCGGGTAGCCGTATCGCATTAGGCGCTCAAAACGTTGATGTAAATCTATCAGGTGCATTTACGGGTGAGCTATCAGCAGAAATGCTGAAAGACATTGGCGCAAAATATATTATTATTGGTCACTCAGAACGTCGTACCTATCACCATGAAAGTGATGAATTTATCGCGAAAAAATTTGCTGTACTAAAAGAACAAGGTCTGATCCCAGTTCTATGTATTGGTGAAACTGACGCTGAAAACGAAGCTGGCAAAACAGAAGAAGTTTGTGCTCGCCAAATTGATGCTGTTCTGAACACATTAGGTGCAGAAGCTTTCCAAGGTGCCGTTATTGCTTATGAACCAATCTGGGCAATCGGTACAGGTAAATCAGCAACTCCTGCACAAGCACAAGCAGTGCATAAATTTATTCGTGATCATATCGCGAAAAAAGATGCTGCTGTTGCAGAACAAGTCATTATCCAATACGGCGGTTCTGTTAACGCAGGTAACGCAGCTGAGCTCTTCACTCAACCAGATATTGATGGTGCTTTGGTGGGTGGTGCATCACTAAAAGCTGATGCCTTTGCTGTCATCGTCAAAGCAGCAGCAGAAGCGAAAAAAGCGAAGTAA